A DNA window from Arachis duranensis cultivar V14167 chromosome 3, aradu.V14167.gnm2.J7QH, whole genome shotgun sequence contains the following coding sequences:
- the LOC107482016 gene encoding glycolate oxidase 1: MPSTMEITNVTEFEAIAKEKLPKMIYEYYASGAEDQWSLKENRNAFSRILFRPRILIDVSEIDLTTTVLGFKISMPIMVAPTAMQKMAHPDGEYATARASAAAGTIMTLSSWATSSVEEVASTGPGIRFFQLYVYKDRNIVIQLVRRAERAGFKAIALTVDTPLLGRREADIKNRFTLPSHLTLKNFEGLNLGKLDKTSDSGLAAYVAGQVDRSLNWKDVKWLQTITSLPILVKGVLTAEDTRIAIQSGAAGIIVSNHGARQLDYVPATIMALEEVVKAAQGKIPVFLDGGVRRGTDVFKALALGASGVFIGRPVVFSLAADGEAGIRKALQMLRDEFELTMALSGCRSLKEITRDHVMTEWDRPRVVPRL; this comes from the exons ATGCCTAGTACAATGGAGATAACTAATGTTACCGAGTTCGAGGCAATTGCAAAGGAGAAACTGCCcaagatgatttatgaatactATGCATCAGGGGCAGAGGATCAATGGTCCTTGAAAGAGAACCGAAATGCTTTCTCAAGGATTTT gtTCCGACCACGTATTCTGATTGATGTAAGCGAGATCGACTTGACAACAACAGTATTgggtttcaaaatatcaatgccTATCATGGTTGCCCCTACTGCCATGCAAAAGATGGCTCACCCTGACG GAGAATATGCTACCGCTAGAGCTTCAGCAGCAGCTGGCACAATCATG ACTCTATCCTCATGGGCTACTTCCAGTGTTGAGGAGGTTGCTTCAACAGGACCCGGCATACGTTTTTTCCAACTCTAT GTGTATAAAGACAGAAATATTGTTATACAGCTTGTGAGAAGAGCTGAAAGGGCTGGTTTCAAGGCCATTGCCCTGACTGTGGACACTCCCCTTCTTGGTCGAAGGGAGGCTGATATCAAGAACAG ATTTACTTTACCATCACACCTAACACTGAAGAATTTTGAAGGATTAAACCTTGGAAAGCTAGATAAG ACTAGCGACTCCGGTCTAGCTGCATATGTTGCGGGCCAGGTTGATCGGTCTCTCAACTGGAAG GATGTGAAGTGGCTTCAAACAATCACCTCATTGCCAATTCTTGTGAAGGGTGTACTCACTGCCGAAGATA CAAGGATAGCTATACAAAGTGGAGCTGCTGGGATCATTGTTTCCAATCATGGAGCACGCCAACTTGACTATGTCCctgcaactattatggcttTGGAAGAG GTTGTGAAAGCTGCACAAGGAAAAATTCCTGTTTTTCTGGATGGTGGAGTCCGCCGAGGGACAGATGTTTTTAAAGCACTTGCTCTTGGAGCATCCGGTGTATTC ATTGGAAGGCCTGTGGTGTTCTCTTTGGCTGCTGATGGTGAGGCTGGCATAAGAAAAGCACTTCAGATGCTTCGAGATGAGTTTGAACTAACCATGGCGCTGAGTGGTTGCCGTTCGCTCAAGGAGATAACACGCGACCATGTCATGACAGAGTGGGATCGCCCAAGAGTTGTTCCGAGGCTATGA